The Suricata suricatta isolate VVHF042 chromosome 3, meerkat_22Aug2017_6uvM2_HiC, whole genome shotgun sequence genome contains the following window.
CAGCCGCCACCACACCAGTCACGGGCACGTGTCCGGTGAGCACAGTGAGGGTTCCGGCACAGCCCCAGGTCCCCaagtttcccttctccttcctgaagCCCCGAGGACCCGCCCCTGCTGGGAGTCTCAGCCCCGCCTCCACTCACGGTGACCACACGGCTTCTAATttcaagggagaagcagagcctgagtctGGGGTCTGGAAGGGACCCTGCAAGGGGCCATGGACACCCCCAGGACCACAGAGGGGGTACGtgtgtcctgggggaggggccaccaCGTACCGTACACACTGAGGTGGAAATCCTGGGAACTTTCTATCCCTGCGGTGAAGGAGGATCGAGCCCGGTACCACCCACTGTCCTCCAGGGTCAGCTTGTCCATCCTCAGGGTCATGGTGTTGAGCACATGGACCCTCTTCTCCAACTTGTCCCGGGAGTTGACCCATTCTGGACCATCTACTCCGGGAGAGACGCGCAGGAGGACCACGtagtttgtcttgtttttaaaagcCCAAGAGACCTTCTCCAGCTCGGCTTCAGGAGGGACGTCTGGACATCTGATCACATGAAACACCACAGAACCTCCTTGAATCCCCTTCAGGGAAACTCGGCTTCCAGAATCCTCCACGTCAGACCCAcgggccccagggctcctgaccaCAGTGCTGAAGGCGCCTAGGGCagtggagacagaaagtgtgagtgTGTTTCATGAAGAACGGGGAGAAAAACGTAGAACCGCTGTGTTATTGAACCCACCCCGCAGACGCCCTGGActccagggggcggggcagagcgtGAATCCGGAGCGATGCTGGAGTCGGGTCCTGTCCCAGTGGGGTGTCCCCTTGAACACAGTCCTGAGTGCTGACCCGAGTGTCCTCACTGCCTAACGCTGACGTCTGGATGTGACGACATCACAGATGGAAAGCTCTGGGCACGTTGGGGTCAATGCCAAGTGCACCAGTGCAGGGGGAGCTTCCTCCGTGGTGCAGAGGCCCCACCGCCCACCCGCCGCGGGAGCCCCGGCCCTGCAGTGGGGGCCGTGCCCTGGGCCATGCTCTGAGGGGCGGAGCTCAGCTGCAGTGATGGACGTCGCTCAGGGACAGCAGGTCTCTCAGGAGTGTGACTTCTGTGTCCTTCACATCTTGTCCCTCAGTGCTGGGAGGAGCTTGAGTCCATTATGGGGCTGCAATGTGGGGATGCCCACATGGCAGGAACTGGGGGCAGCCCTGGGCCAAcacctgggaggagggaggcctgagTGTACCCTCAGGACCTGCTCCCCCTCTTcaagggcaggggtgagggggaaccACACCCTCCCCGTTGGTCTTGAGCGCCCTCAGCTCCACACAGACCTGGATTTCAGTCCGAGAGGCCCTGGGACTCAGCACCAGTGTGGCCACCCCGGGTCCTGACCTGCACAGGCTGGGAGCTCACACGGTGAGTGTCAAGGACCTGGGGGATGGCAGGGGACGCAGCAGCAGTGACAGGGACAGCAGTGACAGAGGTGCTTCTGTCCCCTCCTGGGCAGCCCGAGTCAGGCTTGGCCAGGCTGCAAGACAGGTCCTCACCAGTCCCCCCACCTCTGGCCAGGATGAGACCCCGCCCCCGGCCCAGCacccctgagctgtcagcccacagcccctCATCCTGTATCAGTGGGAAGGGGGTCACAGCCGTTCCTGCCACGGGCCGCCAGGAGAGTGACAGGGATTTAGTCCTCAGCCTCCTGCCagtccctcctctgtcccttccctccagagGTCACAGTCCTCTGACCCCCCAGTGCAGGACGACGTCAGGTGCAGACAGGTGCCCTGGGTGCAGGACCCACCCCGTCCCAGCACAGACAAGGTGCACGGAGACGGCAGGGGACAAGCCACCAGGTCCCTCTATGCAAGTAGGACATGAAAGTCCCAGGTCCCCATGGCACAACACTCCCTTCCTCCCATCAGAAACTCAACAAACTTGATTCTGGACTCTCAGCCCCCAGGACTGTGAGACAACTGGATGTCGATCAAGCCCGCAGGTCTATGAAATCCTCTTCCCACAGCCCCAGGAGTCTATGCAGGAGCCCAGGGCGGGGGGACCCAGCCCAGGGACGCTGTGAGGGCTCCTGGGACCCAGGCCCGGCCTCACCACCAGCACAGGCTCattgttctctttcccttcctcccacagcTGGGAAACAGAGGCCCCGCACCTGCCATGTGACAGCGGTGGTGTGTCGGGTCCTGCCCCACAGACATCAGACCCAcaggagccccctccctgccccgcacACGGCCTCCCCCCCAGGACCCGGGCCACTCACTGAGGAGGAGGCTGGTGAATCCCAGGAGCCAGGGGGCCCAGCACCGGCGGGGGGCCTCTGGGCGGGCTCCCATCAcaggctgcctccctccaggCTTGCTCGGGCTTCCTCGGCTGCGGACGAAACATCCAGAAGGCAgaggcaagagaggaagaaacctTCACTGAGAGAAATCTCTTAGCTCTTCTCACCCAGGGGCGGAGCTAACTGTGGGACAGGCTGGCTGCTCCAGATGCCTCTCTCACCTCACCCCTGCAGCAGGACTCAGGGATGATGGCAGATAAATGTATGAACACGCCCTCGATGAGCCGCTGGCTGGGAGGGGCCCCGTCCCGTGGGTACCACCTGCCCTGTGATCTCAGCTCCCAGCGGCCCCCAGCAGGACCCCTTACCTGTGTCCCTGGTTCACACTCAGCCCAGGGGCCCTGTTCCCCAGGGCTCCCCCTCAGCTGATCAGACCCTGGGATCCTGAGGCGGGACCCCCAGGGGGGCCGGGGACACACACTGAAGGAATCTGCCTGCTGGCTGGTGAATCCACCTTGTGGACATGAAAGTTCGTCCTCAGGGTGTATGGCCATCAGAGTCACTCAGCAGGTCAGGAGCAGGGTCTGGACTCCCGACTATGACCTCTGAGAAATCCATCGTCCAGCTCTGGTCCCGTCCTCCGTGTGGCCTCCAGCgggtccccacctccaccctgggTCCCCAACCTCCTCTGCGCACCTCAGACGAGAGAGCAtcagctctgccttccc
Protein-coding sequences here:
- the LOC115287195 gene encoding uncharacterized protein LOC115287195, with product MGARPEAPRRCWAPWLLGFTSLLLSAFSTVVRSPGARGSDVEDSGSRVSLKGIQGGSVVFHVIRCPDVPPEAELEKVSWAFKNKTNYVVLLRVSPGVDGPEWVNSRDKLEKRVHVLNTMTLRMDKLTLEDSGWYRARSSFTAGIESSQDFHLSVYVSRKDLLPGALRAGLGDQAARSRHCSAFHQGALPAQLWPQALHLLRLKLRPQSQSPALGASGQPRIRH